A stretch of Bombus vancouverensis nearcticus chromosome 13, iyBomVanc1_principal, whole genome shotgun sequence DNA encodes these proteins:
- the LOC117161796 gene encoding uncharacterized protein LOC117161796 isoform X2 encodes MRAPFIVEHTVHSWMLSHVSWRLGCGNMHLEDYHANRNEEDVQRAVSKNTKHEAFNSLHLAPVATINTSDQSCWIASHADSVSSPVLPNSFSPREYTDWEQLTTVFQYPCQPYSSTDRSPVSTGSEATTPTWNNVVRSEASDCSNSQRLPSVGSAFSFSRTFCNTIYPEYQGYQDYQEYQDDVSLTSLPLVLHNQTDDQAFNGCMQAATDEFDLSLIRGDPTSLLSNVESPSSPSSTYLEELQDPFSNLNGSCYAVGHLVSGQQTCVSTMNFVNDTGLNDGFANQVVLPRNEGLLLTDRRVPVSKPASDTDTRSKSFDCSTTDDNLTSTYQCRWIDCGCAFAEQEGLVRHIERRHVESSSSNAHGHGRRVQRDRDKDKDKEGEGYAGSVSGQDEFACLWQGCPRVRPFNARYKLLIHMRVHSGEKPNKCPFTGCKKAFSRLENLKIHQRSHTGERPYACQHRGCSKAFSNSSDRAKHQRTHYDTKPYACQVSGCGKRYTDPSSLRKHVKNHSEPTTPLSNLSLTSDGKASANLTKSSSNSRHDPISTSSRQQQQQARTAIVYTTESNYRTYKTSESYADEDADLFQTNLCQVDRISMNLDSNQEYVPIESVKRFLIDDVSASGSHVEGTGYQVEDEVPDFQELGSDIEQQFLELSSLDDAVFIDG; translated from the exons ATGCGAGCTCCATTTATCGTCGAACATACGGTTCATTCATGGATGCTATCGCACGTTAGTTGGAGGCTCG GTTGCGGCAACATGCATCTCGAAGATTACCACGCGAACAGAAACGAAGAGGACGTGCAACGGGCGGTTTCCAAGAACACGAAACACGAGGCTTTCAACAGTTTGCACCTGGCACCTGTCGCGACCATAAACACCAGCGATCAATCCTGTTGGATCGCTTCTCACGCAGACAGCGTCTCCTCTCCCGTTTTGCCAAACAGTTTCAGCCCCAGAGAGTACACGGACTGGGAGCAACTCACCACCGTCTTCCAGTATCCCTGTCAACCGTATTCGTCCACAGACAGGTCGCCAGTAAGCACAGGTAGCGAAGCTACCACGCCAACCTGGAACAATGTCGTTCGCAGCGAAGCATCGGACTGTTCCAATAGCCAAAGATTACCATCCGTTGGTTCTGCATTCTCTTTCTCAAGAACTTTCTGTAATACGATCTATCCAGAGTACCAGGGATATCAGGATTACCAAGAGTATCAGGACGACGTATCCTTGACCTCTTTGCCCCTCGTCCTTCACAATCAAACGGACGATCAGGCGTTCAACGGTTGCATGCAGGCAGCCACGGACGAATTCGATCTTAGTTTAATCAGAGGCGATCCTACGTCGTTGTTAAGCAACGTGGAGTCTCCTTCTTCCCCGTCGTCCACGTACCTGGAAGAGCTTCAGGATCCGTTTTCCAACCTGAACGGATCTTGCTACGCGGTTGGACACTTGGTATCCGGCCAGCAAACCTGCGTGTCCACGATGAATTTCGTCAACGATACTGGATTGAACGACGGATTTGCGAATCAAGTTGTTCTGCCCAGGAACGAAGGACTGTTGCTGACCGACAGAAGAGTGCCGGTGTCCAAGCCTGCGAGCGACACGGACACCCGAAGCAAATCTTTCG ACTGTTCAACGACAGACGACAACTTGACGTCGACGTATCAGTGCCGATGGATAGACTGTGGCTGCGCTTTCGCCGAACAAGAGGGTCTGGTTCGACATATCGAAAGAAGACACGTGGAATCCTCGTCGTCGAACGCGCATGGACACGGAAGACGGGTTCAGAGGGACAGGGACAAGGATAAAGACAAAGAGGGAGAGGGTTACGCTGGTTCCGTAAGCGGCCAAGATGAATTCGCTTGCCTTTGGCAAGGATGTCCGCGTGTTCGACCTTTTAACGCCAGATACAAGCTACTGATTCATATGAGGGTCCATAGCGGAGAAAAGCCTAATAAGTGTCCG TTCACCGGATGCAAGAAGGCGTTTTCACGATTGGAGAACCTGAAGATTCACCAAAGATCTCATACGGGAGAAAGACCGTACGCCTGTCAGCATCGCGGTTGCTCCAAAGCGTTCAGTAACAGCAGTGATCGTGCGAAACATCAGAGGACTCATTACGACACG AAACCGTACGCGTGTCAGGTTAGCGGATGCGGAAAAAGGTACACAGACCCGTCGAGTCTCAGGAAACACGTGAAAAATCACTCGGAACCAACGACGCCGCTGTCCAACTTGTCATTGACATCGGACGGCAAGGCTTCGGCTAACCTGACTAAAAGTTCAAGCAACTCGCGGCACGATCCGATTTCTACTAGTTCGaggcaacagcaacaacaagcGCGAACGGCGATCGTTTACACCACGGAATCGAATTATCGAACGTATAAGACTTCGGAGTCTTACGCGGACGAGGACGCGGACCTGTTCCAGACGAATCTGTGTCAGGTCGATCGGATTTCCATGAACCTTGACAGCAATCAAGAGTACGTGCCGATCGAATCTGTGAAACGCTTTCTCATCGACGATGTCAGCGCGTCAGGATCGCACGTGGAAGGTACAG GGTACCAGGTCGAGGATGAAGTGCCTGACTTCCAAGAGCTCGGTTCCGATATCGAACAACAGTTTCTCGAACTAAGCAGCCTCGATGACGCGGTTTTCATCGACGGTTGA
- the LOC117161796 gene encoding uncharacterized protein LOC117161796 isoform X1, translating to MNANLPFRIAKSILYRKIYGKTKVSGCGNMHLEDYHANRNEEDVQRAVSKNTKHEAFNSLHLAPVATINTSDQSCWIASHADSVSSPVLPNSFSPREYTDWEQLTTVFQYPCQPYSSTDRSPVSTGSEATTPTWNNVVRSEASDCSNSQRLPSVGSAFSFSRTFCNTIYPEYQGYQDYQEYQDDVSLTSLPLVLHNQTDDQAFNGCMQAATDEFDLSLIRGDPTSLLSNVESPSSPSSTYLEELQDPFSNLNGSCYAVGHLVSGQQTCVSTMNFVNDTGLNDGFANQVVLPRNEGLLLTDRRVPVSKPASDTDTRSKSFDCSTTDDNLTSTYQCRWIDCGCAFAEQEGLVRHIERRHVESSSSNAHGHGRRVQRDRDKDKDKEGEGYAGSVSGQDEFACLWQGCPRVRPFNARYKLLIHMRVHSGEKPNKCPFTGCKKAFSRLENLKIHQRSHTGERPYACQHRGCSKAFSNSSDRAKHQRTHYDTKPYACQVSGCGKRYTDPSSLRKHVKNHSEPTTPLSNLSLTSDGKASANLTKSSSNSRHDPISTSSRQQQQQARTAIVYTTESNYRTYKTSESYADEDADLFQTNLCQVDRISMNLDSNQEYVPIESVKRFLIDDVSASGSHVEGTGYQVEDEVPDFQELGSDIEQQFLELSSLDDAVFIDG from the exons ATGAATGCCAACCTTCCGTTCCGTATCGCGAAGTCAATTTTATATCGGAAAATTTACGGAAAAACGAAAGTTTCAGGTTGCGGCAACATGCATCTCGAAGATTACCACGCGAACAGAAACGAAGAGGACGTGCAACGGGCGGTTTCCAAGAACACGAAACACGAGGCTTTCAACAGTTTGCACCTGGCACCTGTCGCGACCATAAACACCAGCGATCAATCCTGTTGGATCGCTTCTCACGCAGACAGCGTCTCCTCTCCCGTTTTGCCAAACAGTTTCAGCCCCAGAGAGTACACGGACTGGGAGCAACTCACCACCGTCTTCCAGTATCCCTGTCAACCGTATTCGTCCACAGACAGGTCGCCAGTAAGCACAGGTAGCGAAGCTACCACGCCAACCTGGAACAATGTCGTTCGCAGCGAAGCATCGGACTGTTCCAATAGCCAAAGATTACCATCCGTTGGTTCTGCATTCTCTTTCTCAAGAACTTTCTGTAATACGATCTATCCAGAGTACCAGGGATATCAGGATTACCAAGAGTATCAGGACGACGTATCCTTGACCTCTTTGCCCCTCGTCCTTCACAATCAAACGGACGATCAGGCGTTCAACGGTTGCATGCAGGCAGCCACGGACGAATTCGATCTTAGTTTAATCAGAGGCGATCCTACGTCGTTGTTAAGCAACGTGGAGTCTCCTTCTTCCCCGTCGTCCACGTACCTGGAAGAGCTTCAGGATCCGTTTTCCAACCTGAACGGATCTTGCTACGCGGTTGGACACTTGGTATCCGGCCAGCAAACCTGCGTGTCCACGATGAATTTCGTCAACGATACTGGATTGAACGACGGATTTGCGAATCAAGTTGTTCTGCCCAGGAACGAAGGACTGTTGCTGACCGACAGAAGAGTGCCGGTGTCCAAGCCTGCGAGCGACACGGACACCCGAAGCAAATCTTTCG ACTGTTCAACGACAGACGACAACTTGACGTCGACGTATCAGTGCCGATGGATAGACTGTGGCTGCGCTTTCGCCGAACAAGAGGGTCTGGTTCGACATATCGAAAGAAGACACGTGGAATCCTCGTCGTCGAACGCGCATGGACACGGAAGACGGGTTCAGAGGGACAGGGACAAGGATAAAGACAAAGAGGGAGAGGGTTACGCTGGTTCCGTAAGCGGCCAAGATGAATTCGCTTGCCTTTGGCAAGGATGTCCGCGTGTTCGACCTTTTAACGCCAGATACAAGCTACTGATTCATATGAGGGTCCATAGCGGAGAAAAGCCTAATAAGTGTCCG TTCACCGGATGCAAGAAGGCGTTTTCACGATTGGAGAACCTGAAGATTCACCAAAGATCTCATACGGGAGAAAGACCGTACGCCTGTCAGCATCGCGGTTGCTCCAAAGCGTTCAGTAACAGCAGTGATCGTGCGAAACATCAGAGGACTCATTACGACACG AAACCGTACGCGTGTCAGGTTAGCGGATGCGGAAAAAGGTACACAGACCCGTCGAGTCTCAGGAAACACGTGAAAAATCACTCGGAACCAACGACGCCGCTGTCCAACTTGTCATTGACATCGGACGGCAAGGCTTCGGCTAACCTGACTAAAAGTTCAAGCAACTCGCGGCACGATCCGATTTCTACTAGTTCGaggcaacagcaacaacaagcGCGAACGGCGATCGTTTACACCACGGAATCGAATTATCGAACGTATAAGACTTCGGAGTCTTACGCGGACGAGGACGCGGACCTGTTCCAGACGAATCTGTGTCAGGTCGATCGGATTTCCATGAACCTTGACAGCAATCAAGAGTACGTGCCGATCGAATCTGTGAAACGCTTTCTCATCGACGATGTCAGCGCGTCAGGATCGCACGTGGAAGGTACAG GGTACCAGGTCGAGGATGAAGTGCCTGACTTCCAAGAGCTCGGTTCCGATATCGAACAACAGTTTCTCGAACTAAGCAGCCTCGATGACGCGGTTTTCATCGACGGTTGA
- the LOC117161796 gene encoding uncharacterized protein LOC117161796 isoform X3, with protein sequence MHLEDYHANRNEEDVQRAVSKNTKHEAFNSLHLAPVATINTSDQSCWIASHADSVSSPVLPNSFSPREYTDWEQLTTVFQYPCQPYSSTDRSPVSTGSEATTPTWNNVVRSEASDCSNSQRLPSVGSAFSFSRTFCNTIYPEYQGYQDYQEYQDDVSLTSLPLVLHNQTDDQAFNGCMQAATDEFDLSLIRGDPTSLLSNVESPSSPSSTYLEELQDPFSNLNGSCYAVGHLVSGQQTCVSTMNFVNDTGLNDGFANQVVLPRNEGLLLTDRRVPVSKPASDTDTRSKSFDCSTTDDNLTSTYQCRWIDCGCAFAEQEGLVRHIERRHVESSSSNAHGHGRRVQRDRDKDKDKEGEGYAGSVSGQDEFACLWQGCPRVRPFNARYKLLIHMRVHSGEKPNKCPFTGCKKAFSRLENLKIHQRSHTGERPYACQHRGCSKAFSNSSDRAKHQRTHYDTKPYACQVSGCGKRYTDPSSLRKHVKNHSEPTTPLSNLSLTSDGKASANLTKSSSNSRHDPISTSSRQQQQQARTAIVYTTESNYRTYKTSESYADEDADLFQTNLCQVDRISMNLDSNQEYVPIESVKRFLIDDVSASGSHVEGTGYQVEDEVPDFQELGSDIEQQFLELSSLDDAVFIDG encoded by the exons ATGCATCTCGAAGATTACCACGCGAACAGAAACGAAGAGGACGTGCAACGGGCGGTTTCCAAGAACACGAAACACGAGGCTTTCAACAGTTTGCACCTGGCACCTGTCGCGACCATAAACACCAGCGATCAATCCTGTTGGATCGCTTCTCACGCAGACAGCGTCTCCTCTCCCGTTTTGCCAAACAGTTTCAGCCCCAGAGAGTACACGGACTGGGAGCAACTCACCACCGTCTTCCAGTATCCCTGTCAACCGTATTCGTCCACAGACAGGTCGCCAGTAAGCACAGGTAGCGAAGCTACCACGCCAACCTGGAACAATGTCGTTCGCAGCGAAGCATCGGACTGTTCCAATAGCCAAAGATTACCATCCGTTGGTTCTGCATTCTCTTTCTCAAGAACTTTCTGTAATACGATCTATCCAGAGTACCAGGGATATCAGGATTACCAAGAGTATCAGGACGACGTATCCTTGACCTCTTTGCCCCTCGTCCTTCACAATCAAACGGACGATCAGGCGTTCAACGGTTGCATGCAGGCAGCCACGGACGAATTCGATCTTAGTTTAATCAGAGGCGATCCTACGTCGTTGTTAAGCAACGTGGAGTCTCCTTCTTCCCCGTCGTCCACGTACCTGGAAGAGCTTCAGGATCCGTTTTCCAACCTGAACGGATCTTGCTACGCGGTTGGACACTTGGTATCCGGCCAGCAAACCTGCGTGTCCACGATGAATTTCGTCAACGATACTGGATTGAACGACGGATTTGCGAATCAAGTTGTTCTGCCCAGGAACGAAGGACTGTTGCTGACCGACAGAAGAGTGCCGGTGTCCAAGCCTGCGAGCGACACGGACACCCGAAGCAAATCTTTCG ACTGTTCAACGACAGACGACAACTTGACGTCGACGTATCAGTGCCGATGGATAGACTGTGGCTGCGCTTTCGCCGAACAAGAGGGTCTGGTTCGACATATCGAAAGAAGACACGTGGAATCCTCGTCGTCGAACGCGCATGGACACGGAAGACGGGTTCAGAGGGACAGGGACAAGGATAAAGACAAAGAGGGAGAGGGTTACGCTGGTTCCGTAAGCGGCCAAGATGAATTCGCTTGCCTTTGGCAAGGATGTCCGCGTGTTCGACCTTTTAACGCCAGATACAAGCTACTGATTCATATGAGGGTCCATAGCGGAGAAAAGCCTAATAAGTGTCCG TTCACCGGATGCAAGAAGGCGTTTTCACGATTGGAGAACCTGAAGATTCACCAAAGATCTCATACGGGAGAAAGACCGTACGCCTGTCAGCATCGCGGTTGCTCCAAAGCGTTCAGTAACAGCAGTGATCGTGCGAAACATCAGAGGACTCATTACGACACG AAACCGTACGCGTGTCAGGTTAGCGGATGCGGAAAAAGGTACACAGACCCGTCGAGTCTCAGGAAACACGTGAAAAATCACTCGGAACCAACGACGCCGCTGTCCAACTTGTCATTGACATCGGACGGCAAGGCTTCGGCTAACCTGACTAAAAGTTCAAGCAACTCGCGGCACGATCCGATTTCTACTAGTTCGaggcaacagcaacaacaagcGCGAACGGCGATCGTTTACACCACGGAATCGAATTATCGAACGTATAAGACTTCGGAGTCTTACGCGGACGAGGACGCGGACCTGTTCCAGACGAATCTGTGTCAGGTCGATCGGATTTCCATGAACCTTGACAGCAATCAAGAGTACGTGCCGATCGAATCTGTGAAACGCTTTCTCATCGACGATGTCAGCGCGTCAGGATCGCACGTGGAAGGTACAG GGTACCAGGTCGAGGATGAAGTGCCTGACTTCCAAGAGCTCGGTTCCGATATCGAACAACAGTTTCTCGAACTAAGCAGCCTCGATGACGCGGTTTTCATCGACGGTTGA